The window TTTTTAGCGTACCGGATGATGCTACCTTATGCCGGGGCTGCTCCAGAATGTGACATGCATCTGTTTCCTTCTGGAATAAGAGCATTTTCATGAGGCATTTCCTGCAGAACGCCTGTTGTCCGGCGGTTGCGCCGTTTTGAAAATTATCAGTCCATGCTATTGCCTGTAATGAACAGGGCTGTGAAATAGAGAGGAACCAAAAAAGATTTTGAATCTATTTCGACGTTACCTTCTGATTTTAATCCAGATTTAGTCCTGTCATCTTGATGTCAAGCAGGCCAAATTCGAGCCCACCTGCATTCCAGTTCATTGAGTTCAGCAGCAAGAGGGAACACCTTGAAGCAGCTCAGACTGAGCAGAAATTCAACTCTGGACATTCCCGCAAGTTTAGCGGCCCGCCCGGAGGAAAGCCGGCCTATTTCAAACAATTTGACAGCCGCCAGCAGGAGAACTTCACGCCCGAACGATTCGGCATCTGTTTTCTTCACGAGAAGTACATATGGATTTATCATCTGACCGCATGATTCCAGGAGCAAATGGGCATCATGAATGCCCAAAGGGATTGTTGATCGTAAGAAACTCTTCAACCTCCTGCCCATCCTGCAAATCTTCCGTGTAAAGATACGGACAGCGGCTCTCCAGAGCAGCAGCCACAATAAGACTGTCCCAATACGAAAACTGATACCGAGTCATCACATCAAGGGCCGCTATAATTGTCTGTTGCGTCATAGCGGTCAACTCAAACACCTCCATGAATTTGGTGGCATAACTGATGACCTGCTCCTTCGGGAGAATGCGTTTACGAAGAGTCACGGAGACAAACTCATTGATCACCTGCGGACTCACGACGATTTCGTTATCAAGCAGCACCCGTTCCGCAATCGTCCGTTTCTGCCGGTCATCTGCGATAGAATAGACCAGAACGTTGGTGTCGATAAAAATTCTATCGCTCATGAAGCTCCTCACGATTAAATGTATACTGATCCGGTAAAACACCCTCCGCTTCTTTAAAAATATCTGATAAAATATGCTGTTTTGTTGTTCGATCAGCCTGTGCCTGATATTTAAAGATTAAGAATTCATAAAATGTGAGCAACTCCTGCCGGGCGGCTTCGGGCAGTTTGAGCAGGTCCAGCACATGATTTCCGATATGTAGCCCGGTCTGTTGTGTCATTGCTTTTTCCCTTTTTTCTTTAGCCATTACCACACCTCTTTTCTCTTACACTCTTTAATCTATTTTCACCCTAACTTATTAGGATACCACCTGTACCGCTCTGTAACAACCTCAATTTCGTAAAACCGGAGGAGTTGAAGCTGGCAACAGCTATTCAGGAAGCCTATGACCTTCATCCCAAGTCCATTGCGATGTTCGCGACCTGTCCTGTCGGGTTGATCGGGAATGATATTCACAATATCTCCAGACAGATGAAGAAAAAGTTGGGCGACTGATCAGTACTTCCCCACAGTCGGGTATAAGGGCGGGTTGCGCCTGCTGGAGAAGATCCTTTCCGCGATCATGGATCGCAAGGATCGGGATGATCCTGAGACCAAGTTTGAGTTGGTGCTGTAAACAAGAAGTAAAGAGGAAGAACAGAAGAAGGACAACATGGTGGGGCCGCAAGGCTCCGCCATTTTTTTTGTATTAGCGTGGTTGGATGAGAGCAGGGAGCTGATCTCATCCCCGCGAACAGTAGACAATGGCCCCCTTCTTGGCTGTCATGGTCTTGCTTCGAGCAGTACCTTGTAAGCAGCCTGCACAATACTCAATCTGTCCCATGTAACCATAGGCATTGTAGTTGCTTTGAGCACGCTTTCAGGGACAGCTTCTTTTCTCCAAGAGTACACTCCTATGATCGGCTTGTTCATATTGAGGGCCTCGGTAATGGTATAATCAAGCCAGAAACGGTGTTTGTTATATAAACCCGTTAGGATAATGACAGCCTGGGCTGGGCAGATTTGTTGGGTTAATTTCTCCTTGAGATTTGTTGAGTCAGCGTCATGACGCATTACATGATGAGGTACACTGCAGGAAAAGAGTGGTTCTTCCTGAAGCCAGGCAATTAATTCCCAGTAATGTCTGTCGAACTGCCAACCATGACTTATAAAGAGAGTTCCCCTTTCGCTTGCGTTCATTTCTCCTCCTTTTTTACATCACGTACAGGCAACAAGGAAAGGACCGGCCTGCTATGTCTTGCTACAGCGTATGAAGGTGTACTATAAATAGAGGGGTTTGGAAATACAAGTTTTTTTAGGATGTGATGCGTTTGGAAAATGTTGTGCATGAATGAGTCATTTGTTCTGCCGAAAGGGTGGCAAAAAAGAAAAACGGCCTGTGATCATTGCGATCACAGGCCGGTGTAAAGAAATTATGCAGCCGATGCAGGCTAGTGGCGATTTACCACCAGCAGACAGTTTTGTCGGCGTCAAAAATCTTTTTCACAAGCTCATCATAATCCGGATTTTCACCGTGAAGGTTGAACTCATCAGCATCACGATCACGGTTAAGAATCCCAACCAGTGTCTTGACATCATCATTCGGCTCAGAACGATAGACCTGTAATATCTTCATTGCGTGTTCCTCCTTGTCTTATTCTGCGCACGCAGGCGGTGGCTCATTGGTCTGTTTAGGCAGGCCGTAGGGAATGATAACATCAGCATCACGCATTCTCTCGCCTAATGCCTCCAGATCAATATTGGTCATCTCAACACCTTCGGGCAGCTCAGTGGGTGCGTCGGCACCACAGCTGAGCACTTCGCCTTCCATGTCTGCGATCCAGGCAATATTTTCTGCCATGTACTCGGACATTTTCGGAAACTCTCCGTTCATGATAACCGGATAACCGTAGTGGTTTTCCACCGCCAGCCCGAGAGCCGAACGAATGCCGTCGTTATACGTACGATTGGCAATCAGGATGTATACTTTTAATGATTCCATGTTTGCGCGCTCCTTATAAAACGATGTACTTACCGCATTCGTCCAGCAGAGCGCCGTGGAATGCCTGGGTTCTCATTTGTTTTTCATTCAGCCCTGCAGGGATATCTTTTGCCGAGTCATACCCTTCACAGGTGTAGCTATCAGCGCAAATTGCGATATCATCCTCTCCGCACAGTTCTGCAAGAGCTTTGAAGCGTGCATCCTTGGTCAGGTGAACAGATTTGTAGGTAAAAAAAATCATGGGCTTCTTGCCTGCCTTAGCAGTGGCTTCAGCTATGCCCACAACATGCGTCATGTTTTGCGGTGATGTTACAAAAATAGCAAGTTTATTCGGATCAGCAGCCATTGGCTTTATCCTCCTTCTGCGACGTCATCAATGTACGTGCTTTAAATCAAATGAATCAGAGATCAACCTTTCTGAACGAAAAAGCTAATATATCCTGATTCTTCTTTCTCACCAAGGTACTCGTGACCTGCACGGGCGCACCATCCGGGGATATCGTTACGTGAACCCGGATCGGTTCCGTCGATCTGCAGAATCTGACCGCCGTCGATTTTGCCGATTTCTTTTTTGGTACGCAACAGGGGCATAGGGCAACTCAGGCCTTTTGCGTCAAGTACAGATACGACATCCAGTCCTTCAGGTGCAGTTTTTACGTCACTCATTTGGTTCTCCTAACTATTTGGAATAAAAAATAAAATTGCTCAATAGTGCCTAATTAAATTTGATCTGAAATGTCATGGTACTTCGGCGTTTCAGTTTTTACTTATTGGAAAAGAACTATTTCATATAACGAATAGCACTTCTTCTGTCAAGGGATTAATGCAGATGTGTTTCCGTGACGATTCTCTGCTAACTCACTGAAAAACTGTTTTATATTTTAAGCGTTGGGCGACTTCGCTTTTTGAAGCCCCGGAACAGTCTTGACAAAAACACCCCGTGAAGGTAAAGAAAGGCCTGATAAAAGGTCTGTTTGCCATATAAGTCATACGCGTGGAATGATTTTTTGTTCAAAATATAGGCCCTTGGCCAAAGTTAATAGGGTAAAGCAGTATTAATTTTTGTTCAGTAAGTGAACCAGAAGAGAGAGGAGAAGATGTTCATGAATGAGTCAAGTTTGTTAGGAAAAACAAGAGCTTTGTATAAAGATCTCTGCGAAACCGAGTGGAACGCCAATATTACCGGCGTAATTATCGCGGTGTTAAGTATTTTGATTATGGTCTGGTGGCGTCCCTGGGGCGCGGTTGGTGCCATCCGTAACTGGGGCGATTGGATCTTGTACGGTATTACCTTCGGGTACATGGATGCTCCTAAGTCCGCATTGATCAGTTCCGGTTCCGTAATCGGCATCGGTTTTCTCGGCGGTTCTTTTCTGTCCGCCTGCCTGGGCGGACAGTTCGCCTTTCGTTTTCCCCCGTACCGGGAAGTGGTTAAAGGAATTCTTGCCGGTATCCTGATGGGTGTCGGTTCCGCCTTGGCGGGCGGCTGTAATGTCGGCGGTATGTATAATGCCCTGGGTAATCTGGCGGCCAACGGATTTTCCATGTGGTTGGGCATCGTTATTGGGGTATTGCTGGGTTTATGGCTGCTCTATAAGGAAATGGAGTATATCAGCTGGGGATCAAACGGTGCTTGGACTGTTCAGGTTCCTCGGGTTGCTCAAACTCTGCTGGGCCTCGGTGCCTTAGCGGCTTTGATCTGGGGAGCTTATCAGTACAGCGGGTATGACGGCGAGGGTAATGTGGACTATATTGCCTCGCTTTCCGGTATCCTGCTGATTGCCGCTGGGCTGGGTTACGCAATGCATCGCGGACGCTGGTGTATGATTCAGGGGTTCCGTGAGCCGCATATGACCGGTGATTGTACCTTGGCTAAATCCGTGGCTTTGTCTATCTTTGTTCTGGCTATTGGCGGTGCTGTTGTCAAGTTCGCCGTGCCAATCAGTAATGAGGGGGTAGCTGTTCTGGCCCCGATCAATTATGTACGCGGTACCTTTGGTTGGGTCGGTGTTACTGGTGGTTTCCTTTTCGGCTTGGGTGGTATGCTGGCTGGCGGTTGCGGTTCCGGTACTCTCTGGCGTGTGGGTGAGGGCCAAATTAAGCTCTGGATCGTGGTTCCTTTTTTTGGTATTGCCAATTCCTTAATGAGCTTGTGGTTTAAAGGGATGGAGTTCGAGATCGGCGGAGCAAAGTTGCATGACCTGATGACGCAGGCGAAATATGGTCTTCTGGATGCTGATGTTGACGAAATTCAGGATGCTCTTGATGCGGCTGATACCATCACTGTTGTAGGTATCGAGAAGGCCGGTTATCTGGGTAAATATATCTACATGCCCGATGTAATGGGCTACGGCTGGACCTTGGGTCTGATCGCTCTCAGCATGGCTCTGTGGTACATCATTGTTACCTGGAACGAGGAGAGCAATAAGTTAATCGTGCCTATGTGATGCTTTGTTGATTAAACAGCGTTTTTTTAAATCGCAATATCCTTTCGAGGGTATTGCGATTTTTTTATGCAGATGGTTAATGCCGACACAAGAAATATTTGGTACAGATTATTCGTTGAGAAACTAGGGGGAGAATCGGTGAACCAAAGAAACCAATTACGAAAAGAGCGACTTGCTGAGCGAGATCTGTTGGATGCCACCCTGCGTCAGAGCAAGAGCGAACAGATCCAGGCCCTGCTGCTTAAACAACTGGTCATCGTTGATGCGAAGCACTTGTTTATCTATGTTCATTTTCGCAGCGAGGTAGAAACCCTTGCTCTGATTGAACATTGCCTTGTCGCTGGAAAAAAAGTCTCAGTTCCTGTGACCCTGCGCAACGAGTCCCGGCTCTTGGCCGTGCAGATTACTGATCCTGCAACGCAGCTTAAACCGGGCTGTTTTGGGATTCTGGAACCGACAGAAAAGCAGATTGCCCGGGCAACGATTGATCCAACAAGAATTGATGCGGTTCTCGTGCCGGGTTCGGTTTTTGACCCCTTGGGAGGTAGGCTGGGGTACGGTGGCGGCTATTATGATCGTTTTTTAACCCAGGATGCGCCGCAGGCCCAGCGGATCGGGCTGGCCTATGCCGTGCAGCTGGTTGAGCAGGTTCCGATGGAAGCCCATGATCAATATATGGATATGATTATCACAGAACAGCAAGTGTATACATGCTGGAAGCTGAACAAGGAGATATAATGCGAAAAACAGGCGTGTACAGAGATAATCTCTTTTTGGAACATCAACCGGATGTCACCCACCCGGAATCACCGGAACGGTTGCAGGTCATCTATAATACTCTGGACAGGGCAAGGGTAGCAGAGCATTTTGTCTTTCCCAGCTTTGATCCGGTTTCGGATGAGATCATTCATCTCAATCATTCACCGATCATGGTAGATCGAGTGGCATCAACGCAGGGGAGGGGGGTTGAGTACCTGGACCCTGATACCCAGACCTCGGCCCGTTCTTATGAGGCGGCCTGCCTTGCTGCCGGTGCCTTGGTGGACGGTATTACCCGTATTGAGAACGGAGAGTTGGATAACGCTTTTTGCCTGGTTCGCCCACCGGGGCATCATGCAGAATGGGGCGAATCCAAGGGATTCTGCCTGTTCAACAACGTCGCCATTGCGGCCCGCTGGGCCATGCAGGAGCTTGGGATGCAGCGTATCCTGATCCTTGACTGGGATCTGCATCACGGCAACGGCACCCAGAACAGCTTTTATGAGAGCGACAAGGTACTGTATCTTTCCAGTCATCAATATCCTTATTTTCCCGGTACTGGAGCCTTTCCAGAGATTGGCAGGGGCAGGGGAGAGGGCTTTACTTTTAATGTCCCGCTGGCTGGCGGTGAAGGGGATATGGAGTTTGCTCGGATCGTGAATGAGTTGGTTGTGCCCATTGCTCGATCCTACCAACCGGAGTTGATTTTAATCTCTTGCGGTTTTGATGTCTCTGACGGCGATCCCCTGGGAACTATGCAGGTGACTCCGGCAGGTTTTGCTTGGATGACTCGTCAGTTGGTTGCCGTTGCAGAGGAAGTCTGTCGCGGAAAGTTGTTGGTCACTCTGGAGGGTGGGTATGATTTGGCCACCATGCGTGACGGCAGCCTTGCTGTACTGGCAGAACTCTGCGGGGAAAAGCTCGATTGCGGCTATCCGATTAATCTGTCTGCTGAAAAGGCCGCCGAGTTTGCCAACTCTGCGGCTCCCTGTCCGGCCTTGGATTATACACTTCAACTGGTCAAGCATTATTGGGAAGGGGTGTGACGGTTGTCATCCCGTTGAGGTGATAGGAAATTTTGTAGGGGCAATTCATGAATTGCCCCTACGGCACCCGGCATTGAATGAGCAGCTGGAGTTCTTGCTTTATGTTGCCGCTTTTTCTTCGACCCACGTCGGTCTTTTAACAAACTGCGCCATTATTTCCCCGACAATCAGCAGGGCTGCTGAGGTGTAAAAGGTATAGTCCAGACTGCCGTTCTGATCCACCGGAGTCTGAGTCTGGTCGTATGACCACGGAGGTATCATCTTATTTTGTCGTCAAGCTGCGAAGGGGGTATGTAGTCGATTTGTGATAATGAGAACTCCTTTTGCTTACTTTCCTGATATGAAAGTTTTTCTTGACCGAACAAACAAAGATGTGTACATTTTATACATTAAGGCGAAAGCCAAGAACAACCGTCCGTGACAAGGGTATTTTTCATCGGGTGGAGTTCAGTCTATCGCCTGTTTCATCATAACAAAGAGGCAACAAACGTTTCTTTTTTTTTTGAGCGATTGCCTCTGCTTTCTGGTCGGTGCCGGAAAGTTGAATAAAGCCACAGCCGTCGTGAGACGGTGTCGGAAAGCTACGGGTCTCCAGAGGGGAGATAGCCGGGTCGCCTACTTTTACCTCTTACTAGGATATTGTTATGAAAAATCCACGCATACTCTCCCATTGTATCGGTACAGTTCATGATTGGTCGATACGCCTTTTTACTCCCGGTCAATCCAAGTTGAAAGTTCGTTTTTCTCAGCAATATAGGTATGATCGAAGATCCCCTAGACCGATATCTGTTCTCTTTTTTCCCTTGCAACAGGGCAAGGATATTCCTGTTCGTATTGACCCCCGAAGGATTCGGTAATTTTTTAGAGAGATTTTCTCGAAAAACCCCGGGTTGGTCATCTGGTTCAGGACGGAAATCCTGACGACAGGATTCGTCTGTGCAGCCATTTTGCGGCTAAAAAAAGACACGAAAGAGCGTTGGCTATGAATGTATACTTGGATAATTGTTGTATGAACAGGCCTTTTGATGATCAATCTGATCGTCGTATCAGATTTGAATCCGAGGCTGTTAAGGTGATCTTGTCGCTTTGTGAGCAGCGGCAGTGGCATAATATCGCCCAGTTTGAGATTGATCAGATTCCTGATGAGGACAGAAAAAGGAAGCTGCAACTGCTCATCGGACAGACAGACGATGTCGTCACGATAGACAAGGCTGTCTCCGTAAGGGCAAGAGAGTTTGAAGAAAAAGGGATGCAGGCTTTTGATGCGCTGCACTTAGCCTGTGCGGAAGACGGTGCAGATGTTTTTTTGACAGTGGATGACAATCTGCTGCAACAGGCATTGGATATTGAAGATTTAGGGATACCGGTCCATAATCCGGTCCTTTGGCTTATGAAGGAGGGCAAGGCATGAAGATAACAGACGGCAAGGTGCAATGGGCAGGGATTGAAGCAGGGAGTAAAAATATCAGCGTGATTGAACTGATTCACTATCTCCAGCAGGTGGACACCGGTTCCGGGAATTATGTGCAAGACCGGCAGGAATGGCAGCAGGAGTATACTGTCGATATGCTGCTGAACGCTGTTAAGCAGGGGTAGGATCCAGTCGGAGGTTCTGTCCCCCTCCTTCTATTGCGAGAGGCGGCCTGTAAGTCGCCTCTGCCCATCCACCTGCGCTTCCCGCCCTGTTGCCCCCCGTACCCCTGTGTTTATTCGGAGATGAATTTCCGGCTTGTTGCGGGTGTCTCTTCGGGTTAAAGTATGTCACGGAAGAGCGTAATAAACAGCGGTCATGGTTGTGACGGCGGATCGGAACTTTAAGGAAAAGACGATGAAAATAACCAAACAAGAAGTAGAACGGGTGGCCGCGCTGGCCCGCCTGGAGTTGACCGAAGATGAAATCGAGAAGCTGACCCCGCAATTGGATCACATCCTCAGCTATGTGGCCAAGCTGGATGAACTGGACACCGAGGGTGTGCCGGTGACCACCCATACCCAGAGCGTGACCAATGCCTTTCGGGAAGATGAGGTGCGGGAATCCCTGCCGCGTGAAAAGGCCTTGGCCAATACAGCCAAAGAAAACGGCGAGGCTTTTGTGGTGCCCAAGGTTGTGGGCTAACCTAAAGAGAAAAAACAGAAGAAAACCGTGCTGACTGGTGCAGCACGGTTG is drawn from Candidatus Electrothrix rattekaaiensis and contains these coding sequences:
- a CDS encoding sulfurtransferase TusA family protein, coding for MSDVKTAPEGLDVVSVLDAKGLSCPMPLLRTKKEIGKIDGGQILQIDGTDPGSRNDIPGWCARAGHEYLGEKEESGYISFFVQKG
- a CDS encoding UPF0175 family protein; this encodes MKKTDAESFGREVLLLAAVKLFEIGRLSSGRAAKLAGMSRVEFLLSLSCFKVFPLAAELNELECRWARIWPA
- the gatC gene encoding Asp-tRNA(Asn)/Glu-tRNA(Gln) amidotransferase subunit GatC, which translates into the protein MKITKQEVERVAALARLELTEDEIEKLTPQLDHILSYVAKLDELDTEGVPVTTHTQSVTNAFREDEVRESLPREKALANTAKENGEAFVVPKVVG
- a CDS encoding histone deacetylase gives rise to the protein MRKTGVYRDNLFLEHQPDVTHPESPERLQVIYNTLDRARVAEHFVFPSFDPVSDEIIHLNHSPIMVDRVASTQGRGVEYLDPDTQTSARSYEAACLAAGALVDGITRIENGELDNAFCLVRPPGHHAEWGESKGFCLFNNVAIAARWAMQELGMQRILILDWDLHHGNGTQNSFYESDKVLYLSSHQYPYFPGTGAFPEIGRGRGEGFTFNVPLAGGEGDMEFARIVNELVVPIARSYQPELILISCGFDVSDGDPLGTMQVTPAGFAWMTRQLVAVAEEVCRGKLLVTLEGGYDLATMRDGSLAVLAELCGEKLDCGYPINLSAEKAAEFANSAAPCPALDYTLQLVKHYWEGV
- a CDS encoding 5-formyltetrahydrofolate cyclo-ligase; this translates as MNQRNQLRKERLAERDLLDATLRQSKSEQIQALLLKQLVIVDAKHLFIYVHFRSEVETLALIEHCLVAGKKVSVPVTLRNESRLLAVQITDPATQLKPGCFGILEPTEKQIARATIDPTRIDAVLVPGSVFDPLGGRLGYGGGYYDRFLTQDAPQAQRIGLAYAVQLVEQVPMEAHDQYMDMIITEQQVYTCWKLNKEI
- a CDS encoding PIN domain-containing protein, with product MSDRIFIDTNVLVYSIADDRQKRTIAERVLLDNEIVVSPQVINEFVSVTLRKRILPKEQVISYATKFMEVFELTAMTQQTIIAALDVMTRYQFSYWDSLIVAAALESRCPYLYTEDLQDGQEVEEFLTINNPFGHS
- a CDS encoding TIR domain-containing protein gives rise to the protein MNASERGTLFISHGWQFDRHYWELIAWLQEEPLFSCSVPHHVMRHDADSTNLKEKLTQQICPAQAVIILTGLYNKHRFWLDYTITEALNMNKPIIGVYSWRKEAVPESVLKATTMPMVTWDRLSIVQAAYKVLLEARP
- a CDS encoding nitrogenase component 1, which produces MKLATAIQEAYDLHPKSIAMFATCPVGLIGNDIHNISRQMKKKLGD
- a CDS encoding YeeE/YedE thiosulfate transporter family protein, which encodes MNESSLLGKTRALYKDLCETEWNANITGVIIAVLSILIMVWWRPWGAVGAIRNWGDWILYGITFGYMDAPKSALISSGSVIGIGFLGGSFLSACLGGQFAFRFPPYREVVKGILAGILMGVGSALAGGCNVGGMYNALGNLAANGFSMWLGIVIGVLLGLWLLYKEMEYISWGSNGAWTVQVPRVAQTLLGLGALAALIWGAYQYSGYDGEGNVDYIASLSGILLIAAGLGYAMHRGRWCMIQGFREPHMTGDCTLAKSVALSIFVLAIGGAVVKFAVPISNEGVAVLAPINYVRGTFGWVGVTGGFLFGLGGMLAGGCGSGTLWRVGEGQIKLWIVVPFFGIANSLMSLWFKGMEFEIGGAKLHDLMTQAKYGLLDADVDEIQDALDAADTITVVGIEKAGYLGKYIYMPDVMGYGWTLGLIALSMALWYIIVTWNEESNKLIVPM